The Desulfatitalea tepidiphila genome window below encodes:
- a CDS encoding ACT domain-containing protein, whose product MVRTEISLFLKNVPGELGKLTALLGEAGINIDAITIQDASSYVKELFKARGKSLKRIASAASYSSMSKDSADFALIRLLPAHGTINQAIDLLTEHDYLFDMMPVIAVTLTNKPGEISRIAGQLGEAGININYVYGSAVHADQPCLFVFCPDDIDLAAKVFKEYNPD is encoded by the coding sequence ATGGTGCGCACCGAAATCTCCCTTTTTTTGAAAAACGTGCCCGGCGAGCTGGGAAAGCTCACCGCGCTGCTGGGTGAAGCCGGGATCAACATCGACGCCATCACGATCCAGGACGCCTCCAGTTACGTGAAGGAGCTTTTCAAGGCGCGCGGCAAATCCCTCAAGCGTATCGCTTCGGCGGCCAGCTACAGCTCCATGAGCAAGGACTCGGCGGATTTCGCCCTGATCCGGCTGCTGCCGGCCCACGGCACCATCAACCAGGCCATCGACCTGCTCACCGAACACGACTACCTGTTCGACATGATGCCGGTCATCGCCGTGACCCTGACCAACAAACCCGGCGAAATCTCCCGCATTGCCGGCCAGCTCGGCGAGGCCGGCATCAACATCAACTATGTCTATGGGTCGGCGGTCCATGCCGACCAACCCTGCCTGTTCGTCTTCTGTCCGGACGACATCGATCTGGCAGCCAAGGTGTTCAAGGAGTACAACCCGGACTGA
- a CDS encoding aldehyde dehydrogenase family protein, with the protein MLKESYPLYLGNRPELPNTDLEVVDKYSGHTATRVPLADATTIDRAIEMAHAAKSHMAVLKPYARQQMLYACVTEFERRRDDLALSLCIEAGKPISDAEGEVTRLIDTFRVAAEEAVRIGGETIPLEISARADGYRGMTQRVPLGPCAFISPFNFPLNLVAHKVAPAIAAGCPFVLKPASATPVGALIIGEVLAGIGLPEGAFSILPCPRDGADQLVTDDRIKLLSFTGSDAVGWGLKAKAGKKKVVLELGGNAACIVDETADIDDAVARLVIGAFYQSGQSCISVQRILIHEKVYDQVREKLVAKVKALKAGDPKERGTFIGPMISEKEAVRLASWIEAAVAAGGRVLCGNAREGAMLSATLLEEVPADEKLCQEEAFGPVAVLSRFTDFEAALAEVNASRYGLQAGVFTRDLYRAQMAWDRLEVGGVVVGDIPSWRVDHMPYGGVKDSGIGREGLRYAIEEMTEIRLLVIRTPPTAK; encoded by the coding sequence ATGCTCAAGGAATCCTACCCGCTCTACCTCGGCAATCGGCCCGAGCTGCCCAACACCGACCTGGAGGTGGTCGACAAATATTCCGGACACACCGCCACGCGGGTGCCCCTGGCCGATGCGACCACCATCGACCGGGCCATCGAAATGGCCCATGCCGCCAAATCCCACATGGCAGTTTTGAAACCTTACGCCCGGCAGCAGATGCTCTATGCCTGCGTAACGGAGTTCGAACGGCGGCGGGACGATCTGGCGCTCAGCCTGTGCATCGAGGCCGGCAAACCCATTTCCGACGCGGAAGGGGAGGTGACCCGACTCATCGACACCTTCCGGGTGGCCGCAGAAGAGGCGGTGCGCATCGGCGGCGAGACCATTCCGTTGGAGATCAGCGCCCGGGCCGACGGCTATCGCGGCATGACCCAGCGGGTGCCTTTGGGGCCGTGCGCCTTCATCAGCCCGTTCAACTTCCCGCTCAACCTGGTGGCCCACAAGGTGGCCCCGGCCATAGCCGCCGGTTGCCCGTTCGTGCTCAAGCCGGCCAGTGCCACGCCGGTGGGCGCTCTGATCATCGGCGAGGTGCTGGCCGGGATCGGACTTCCCGAAGGGGCCTTCTCAATTTTGCCCTGTCCGCGCGACGGCGCCGATCAGCTGGTCACCGACGACCGGATCAAACTGCTCAGCTTCACCGGATCGGATGCAGTGGGCTGGGGACTCAAGGCCAAGGCGGGCAAGAAGAAGGTGGTGCTCGAACTGGGCGGCAACGCAGCCTGCATCGTGGACGAGACCGCGGACATCGATGACGCCGTGGCGCGCCTGGTGATCGGCGCCTTCTACCAGTCCGGCCAGAGTTGCATCAGTGTGCAGCGCATCCTGATTCACGAGAAGGTCTACGATCAGGTGCGCGAAAAATTGGTGGCCAAGGTCAAAGCGCTCAAGGCCGGCGATCCCAAGGAACGCGGCACCTTTATCGGGCCGATGATTTCGGAAAAAGAGGCCGTCCGGCTGGCGTCGTGGATAGAGGCAGCCGTCGCGGCGGGCGGGCGGGTGTTGTGCGGCAACGCCCGGGAAGGCGCCATGCTGTCGGCCACGCTGCTCGAAGAGGTGCCCGCCGACGAGAAACTCTGCCAGGAGGAGGCCTTCGGGCCGGTGGCCGTGCTGTCGCGCTTCACCGATTTCGAAGCGGCCCTGGCCGAGGTCAACGCCTCGCGGTACGGCCTGCAGGCCGGCGTCTTCACGCGCGATCTCTACCGGGCCCAGATGGCTTGGGACCGGCTCGAAGTCGGAGGGGTTGTGGTGGGCGATATCCCCTCCTGGCGGGTCGATCACATGCCCTACGGCGGTGTCAAGGATTCGGGCATCGGCCGCGAGGGGCTGCGCTACGCCATCGAAGAGATGACCGAGATCCGGCTGTTGGTCATTCGAACGCCACCAACGGCAAAGTGA
- a CDS encoding DUF3786 domain-containing protein, protein MILEMAAVGGHRYIYSQLLARLAGMDLGAAAESLQLETYASGEVAVPFLGATFLASRDGVRRADGGRFLDADGSVILHYLLAAGPIQPAWYFVTLAELAGPLFKQGSYSQSALERPVVERFQGRLPELLTAAAALGGEEGGDAGLGAVSLIFDLLPHIPLQLLFYDRDEEFGARATLLLDRNATTQLEFEVLAVAVTRFVQTLTQA, encoded by the coding sequence CTTGAAATGGCGGCTGTGGGCGGGCATCGTTATATCTATTCGCAGCTGTTGGCGCGTTTGGCCGGAATGGACCTCGGTGCCGCAGCCGAATCACTCCAGCTCGAGACTTATGCTTCGGGTGAAGTGGCGGTGCCGTTTCTGGGGGCGACCTTCCTCGCCTCGCGGGACGGGGTAAGGCGCGCGGACGGCGGCCGTTTCCTGGATGCTGACGGGAGCGTGATCCTCCACTACCTGCTCGCAGCCGGCCCCATCCAACCGGCCTGGTATTTCGTAACCTTGGCCGAGCTGGCCGGCCCCCTCTTTAAACAGGGCAGCTACAGCCAAAGCGCCTTGGAGCGGCCGGTCGTTGAACGTTTTCAGGGACGCCTGCCCGAACTGCTGACCGCCGCCGCAGCGCTTGGCGGTGAGGAAGGCGGCGACGCCGGCCTGGGCGCGGTGAGCCTGATCTTCGATCTGCTGCCGCATATTCCTTTGCAGCTCCTATTTTACGACCGCGACGAAGAATTTGGGGCCCGGGCGACCCTGCTGCTGGATCGCAACGCCACCACTCAATTGGAGTTCGAAGTGTTGGCCGTGGCCGTGACCCGTTTCGTGCAAACTCTGACCCAAGCGTAA